The following DNA comes from Myxococcales bacterium.
CTTCTGCGCGTCGTCGGCTTTGGGCTCTACGGACTTCGCGTTCACCAAGGGCGATTGTTGGGGGGGGCTGTTTGTTGGCACATACGCAGGCACGACGTCAGGCGCTGCCACATGCTCCGGCTTTGGAGGCTCACTCTTTGAGCTGGCCGTACGTTCGCGTTCCTCGTTGCCTGCCCGGCGCTCGAGCTCTTTGTCGATCTCCGCAATGAAGTCTTGTGCCCGGCCGTCGCGCGCCAGATCCTTCCGCTTGTTCGCACGCCGAAATTCCACGAACCGTTTGCGCGCGTCTTCTAATCTATCGTTTTGCTGGTAACAACGCGCCTGGTTGAACACCCAGATGGCATCCTGCGTTTCAGCGTAAAGCTCTGCCAGAATGCTTATGCCTTTTTCCAGGTCGTTCGCCAAACAAGCCGCCATCGCTTCGCCAACGCGAGGATCAACCTCGTCTCCTTCTTCAGCCTGTGCCCCGGGTGACACCACGGACAAAACAGCAAGTGTAAGCGTGAAGAACGCTGCGAAATGTGTCGGAGATGAGCGCATCGTCTGCATACGATAAAGAACCCTCAAAATTCTAGGGAAGGTATAATTTTCTTCTTGGGCTTCGGTGGCACGGGTGGGGGAGCCGGTCCAGGTGCAACCACGTTGACAGGGGCTCCTCGAAGCTTTGTCGTTTGAGGTGAATGGATGGCCGGCGCCGGTGTGCCATCAACCTGCGCACCCATTCGGTCACGGTGTACCTTGGATTTACGGCGTGCTACAGGGGCAGGTACAGGGTGGGCGTCTTGCACCATTGGCTGCGTAGGCGGGGTTGGAGCCACCTCAACTGGCACGGGTAGAGCTTCCCGGGGAGGCGCCAAAACCGGTCCAGGCGTCACAACCGGCACAGGAGCTGTCACGCGCGCTTCGCCTCCCCGCCGACCCATCCACAAAAACGCCACGACACCCCCGAACACGACTACAGCCAACAAAAGCACAACGTGCTTGCTCGACGAACCCGCATTCCGTGGCACTTGACCGAGGTCAGTCTGCATTTTGGCGTGCAGGTCATTCCCCCCTTGTTTGGTCGCTGCCGGCAGCGGCGTGGTTGGTCGGACCGACCTAGGCGCAGGCGTCTCGGGTGGCGTAGCAACAGCCGCACTGGTTCGGTCCGCTTCCGGTAACGTCATCGTCTTCAGAGGCGCATTTTCCTGTGCAGTCACCGCCATCAATGCTGTTTGAAGCTCAGACATCGTCGCAAAGCGATCCTCGCGCCTCTTCGACAATGCCTTCAAGATGATGCCTTCAACGTCGGGTGGAACCTTCGCATTGAACGCTGATGGCAACGGCGGTTGCTTCGTCACATGCGCCACCAGGATCTCGCCCATGCCTGTGCCGACAAACGGCGTCCGACCACACAACATCTGAAACAGAATCACGCCCAACGCATAGATATCCGTGCGGCTGTCAATGTCGGCGTTGATCCCCAAGCACTGCTCCGGCGACATATACGGCGGCGTGCCCATCACTGCCCCGGTGTTTGTGCCGCCGTTGCTGCCCGCCATTTCGGGGCGCAGCTTAGCGATGCCAAAATCAAGCACCTTGACGTGTTCGCCGCGGCCGCTTTCTGCCGCTACCATGTGCAAGTTGTCGGGCTTCAAATCGCGGTGGATGATTCCCTTGGCGTGCGCTGCTGTCAAAGCTGCCGCAGTCTGGTGGGTGATTCGGATGGCCGTGGAAACGTCCAGCTGCTTTTCGCGCTCGATGAGCGCCCGCAAACTTTCGCCCGCCAGCAACTCCATCACGATGTAGGGGATGCCATCGTCCAACTCGCCCATGTCGAAGATCTCGACGATGTGCGGATGCCTGATCGCGCTCGCCGCCTTCGCCTCGTTAAAGAACCGGCGAATCAGCGATTCGTCTTCGGTGTGCTCGCGCTTCAAAACCTTGATCGCCACCTTGCGATCAATGAACGGATGCTCCGCAACATAAACCGCCCCCATGCCCCCCACCCCCAACAGCGAAACCACGTTGTAGTTGTTGACCTTACGACCAACAAACGATTGGGCCCGGCTTAATGTGGGAAACGCGTCGGACATGCGGTCAGGTCACTCTTGAACAGGCCCTAAGTTGGGTACTTTGGTTTGTTGGACCGGGACATAGCACATGGACGTGTACATGTGTTCGCGAAGCGCGCCTCGCCCGCGTCGCAGGCGATACGCGAACCCCGGCTGTGGGTTGCCGCAGATCTTGAGGCGTGCGTGCCCGGGATGGGTGACGCGAGTCGATACATGGCCAAAACGGGCTAGCGCGAGGGCTTCCCGTCCTCGGCGCGTGAATAACGTCTGCCCTCACGCGTGCTGGAGCTCGCTCGCGCGCCCTCCTCAACTCACTGCGCTTCCACCATCCGGTGAAGCACGCCCGTTCGCGAAAGGATGTAGCGCCCGCGGTCGTGGAATTCGAACCGCAACTCGTTCGATCCGGCGGGCGCGGCCGCCACGTGCTCCCACGTGTCACCCGCATCGGTGGACCGGAACACGCCCTCACTCTCGTCGCGCCGGGTGGACGGTCAGGCAGCCCCGCGAACGGACGGGTGTCTGCCCGGTCACCCAGGTCGCTCCGTCGTCGAACGAAGCGCGCAAGAGGGGACCATGCGTTTCCACAAACTGCTCGATGTAGATGGCGTGCGGCTCTGCCGCGCTGACCGCGGCGGTGAGGATCGAGCCCGGAGTTGCAAGCTCGAACAGCCGTGTGAAGGTCAGCCCGCCATCGACGGTTCGGTAGCCGTTGTTGCGCGTCACCACGGTCAATCGTTCCGCAACCGTTGGCGACTGAACGATGGCCTCGGGCGTCTCGTTGAGCCCCGAACCTGGGACCGGCCAGGGTGCGGCTCTTTTCGGGCGACAATTCGCCGACTCACTTGACGATGCGGAGGTGTGATCTATTTCCGGCGCGAAGCTTGAGTGCCGGAATCTCTGTGGATTTGACTTGGCGAGGCACTCTGAGGAATCAGACGAGCAAAGTGCACGCTCTTAGCTTTGCGCTTTGCGCTTTGCCTCGCGTTGCCCCCGCAATGGCTAAGCCCACTTGAAGCCTGTTGAAGGCGAAATGCCAACCGCCTCCGCCGCCTTTGCCGTGCTTACTCCTGATCCCACTAAGGAGGCAAAGTCCCTACGCCGCTCGTCTTTCTTTCGTCTGTCCATGCCCGCGGTCTGCGGCTTCGTCTTCGACCCTCATCCGAGGCTTCGTGCATCGCTTGCGATCAAACCTTCGCCGAGCACGCCAGTAAGCTCGTAGGCAAGACGTTCGGCGTCGGCTGCATTTACCTCGCCAAGCAGCCCGTCTACAATCATGCGGGCCAAACCGTAGGTAAGCGCTTGTGCAGCGAGCACGCCTGCGCTTCTCTTGGCAAGTTCAGCCGAGGCTTGGCCGCGATGGCGGCGCCCGAGGATTGGTTCCATCAACGCCTCGCTGGATGCGGTGAGATGGCGGAGATGCTCTGATGCGTTCAAGATCTCGGGCCTCACCAGCAAACGAAAGTAGCCTGGCTTATCGACGGCGAAACGCACATAGGCCACCCCCCTGGCTCGCTGCGCCTCCAGCGGATCCACCTCGCGCGCGGCCGCTTGGGCCAGTCGCTGGACCATAAGGTTGGCCCCCTCTTCGGCAAGGGCCACGAGCAGCGCCTCTTTGGTGGGAAAGTGGCGAAAGGGGGCCGCCACCGAAACCCGCAGCCCCTTTGCGAGAACGTTCAACTTCACGGCCTCTACCCCCTGGTTGGCCACCACCCGAAGCGCAGCGTCGAGGAGCGAGCGGCGAAGATCGCCGTGGTGGTAGCGCGCGGGCTTGCGCTTCTTCGCTGGGCCGGCGCGGCCAGCTTGTGGGAGGTGTTTGGGGGGCGGTTTGTTCGACATCGCGGATCGACGTTGCGCGAATGGGTTTTCGCAACTACGATGTTAGTGTGACTAACATAAAGCGGAAGCGCAATCCCCGATTCAACACAAGGCCATGGCTCCTGGTGGCCGCTGTGGCGTTGACTCCGTTCGGCTGTGGCCAACTCACCGTCAAAGAAATAAACGCTCGGCTCGCGGCCTCGCTGGCCGATGCGGTTACAGAAGACGAGGAGGTTAAAAGTGCGGCTCTCCTTGTCGACGCCCCTCGGCTTGGCTTGAGTGTTCAGCTGGCAGTCGGCGTTGCACACGAGGCCACCGGCACGGCCATGACCACCGAAACACCTTTTCTCTCTGCAAGCATTGGAAAGCTCTTCGTGGCCACTGCGGTGATGAAGCTCGTTGCCGACGGGCGCCTGTCGCTTGACGATCCACTCACCAAGTGGGTCCCGCTAAGCTCTATCACCGGGCTCCCCGTGGTGGGGGGGGACAGAGCGCTTGGCCGCATCACCGTGCAAATGCTTCTGACACATCGCTCTGGCCTGCCTGACTACTTTTCGGGCAAGCCACGGGCAGGAGCCGAACGTCTCTTTGATGTGATGGCCAAGCAGCCGGGCACAACGTGGACGCGCACCGCCTTGCTTGACTACGCCCGCCAGCACTACGACCCAGTGGGTGCGCCCGGCACAATATTCGCCTACGCCGACACGAACTACGACCTCCTCGGCATGGTGCTCGAAGGCGTAGTGGCGGGTGGAGCCCATGCCATAGCCGCGGGCGCCCCTCCCACATTCCATCAGGTCGTTCGCCAAGAGGTGCTCACGCCGCTTGCACTCGGGTCCACGTGGTACCACGCGTTCGAGACAGCTCCTCCCGGGCTCCCTACAACCGCCGACGTTTTCATCAAAAGCGTGAACATGACGGGGGCGAGCTCGCTCTCCGCGGATCAGGCGGGCGGCGGCTTGGTAACAACGCTGGGCGATCTGGGGCGCTTCATTCGAGCCCTGGTCGAAGGTCGTCCGGTGCCGCTATCAACCATGGCCACCGCGTACACGAAAGACGCCATGCATGCGGGCATTGACGTGGGGCTGTGCGCGTGGCGGATTCGCCCTCGGGGGATCTTCTTCGCTCTTGGCGGTTTGCCTGATCTGGTTGGGCATTCCGGCGCAACGGGCGCCTTCGCCTACTATGCTGCGGAGCACGACGCGGTGATTGTTGGCACCTTCAATCAAACCACTTGGCAGGAAAACCACGTTAAGTTCTTATTAAGCGACGTTCTACCAGTGCTGGCCCGCGCCCGAAGGAGCTGAGCTCAACAATGATGTTTCAAGTGGTCCAGCTATAGCTGGCCCAGCTTGATTGACAAAGCCGTCCTACAAATGAAGCTCTTTCTCATGTTTATCGAACTCAAGAACTACCAGGCAAATAATCTCAGAGCGCGAAGCCGATAGGGTGCAGATCTTTTGAGGCGACAAAGACCCTCGAGAAAACGAGGAATTGTTGAAGAAGGATGGGGTCAATCGGTGTACGTAATTGGTGCGAACAAAGTTACGTGACCAAAGGACCCCACGGACATGGAAGCACAAGCGGTCGTCGTTGAGAACCCCTTTGATGGAGCTCGGCAAAAATTTGATGAGCTGACCGAGCTACTGGGGTCCGGGGAGAGACTCAAGATGGAACATGGCGAGATCGAGTCGCTTTTGGAAACCGAAGGGCGGGAGCTGCTGCGTCGGCTGTTTCAAGCCCACATGGAAAGTCGAGGCGAAGGGCAAGTGGCGGGCGGACGTGTGGAGGGCTCGGACGGAGAATCGCGAACGCACGAGCGTGTGACGAGCCGGAAGCTCAAGACGGTTTTCGGAGAAGTGGAGGTCGAGCGAGCGGGATACCGGAGCAGAGTGGTCGGCACGCTGTTTCCGAGAGACGCGGAGTTGAACCTGCCCCCCGACGCGTATTCGCATGGGGT
Coding sequences within:
- a CDS encoding serine/threonine protein kinase, translating into MSDAFPTLSRAQSFVGRKVNNYNVVSLLGVGGMGAVYVAEHPFIDRKVAIKVLKREHTEDESLIRRFFNEAKAASAIRHPHIVEIFDMGELDDGIPYIVMELLAGESLRALIEREKQLDVSTAIRITHQTAAALTAAHAKGIIHRDLKPDNLHMVAAESGRGEHVKVLDFGIAKLRPEMAGSNGGTNTGAVMGTPPYMSPEQCLGINADIDSRTDIYALGVILFQMLCGRTPFVGTGMGEILVAHVTKQPPLPSAFNAKVPPDVEGIILKALSKRREDRFATMSELQTALMAVTAQENAPLKTMTLPEADRTSAAVATPPETPAPRSVRPTTPLPAATKQGGNDLHAKMQTDLGQVPRNAGSSSKHVVLLLAVVVFGGVVAFLWMGRRGGEARVTAPVPVVTPGPVLAPPREALPVPVEVAPTPPTQPMVQDAHPVPAPVARRKSKVHRDRMGAQVDGTPAPAIHSPQTTKLRGAPVNVVAPGPAPPPVPPKPKKKIIPSLEF
- a CDS encoding TetR/AcrR family transcriptional regulator, with protein sequence MSNKPPPKHLPQAGRAGPAKKRKPARYHHGDLRRSLLDAALRVVANQGVEAVKLNVLAKGLRVSVAAPFRHFPTKEALLVALAEEGANLMVQRLAQAAAREVDPLEAQRARGVAYVRFAVDKPGYFRLLVRPEILNASEHLRHLTASSEALMEPILGRRHRGQASAELAKRSAGVLAAQALTYGLARMIVDGLLGEVNAADAERLAYELTGVLGEGLIASDARSLG
- a CDS encoding beta-lactamase family protein, whose amino-acid sequence is MGFRNYDVSVTNIKRKRNPRFNTRPWLLVAAVALTPFGCGQLTVKEINARLAASLADAVTEDEEVKSAALLVDAPRLGLSVQLAVGVAHEATGTAMTTETPFLSASIGKLFVATAVMKLVADGRLSLDDPLTKWVPLSSITGLPVVGGDRALGRITVQMLLTHRSGLPDYFSGKPRAGAERLFDVMAKQPGTTWTRTALLDYARQHYDPVGAPGTIFAYADTNYDLLGMVLEGVVAGGAHAIAAGAPPTFHQVVRQEVLTPLALGSTWYHAFETAPPGLPTTADVFIKSVNMTGASSLSADQAGGGLVTTLGDLGRFIRALVEGRPVPLSTMATAYTKDAMHAGIDVGLCAWRIRPRGIFFALGGLPDLVGHSGATGAFAYYAAEHDAVIVGTFNQTTWQENHVKFLLSDVLPVLARARRS